One genomic segment of bacterium includes these proteins:
- a CDS encoding AMIN domain-containing protein, with the protein MKRLLLALALAIATPLPVYAAASYVGAVRYDDAKRTFTIETTGTPLVQTKRLINPDRLVIDVRDAALAVNAQQGQAVTSRRIRGFSVSQVAGNPEIVRVVVELQPKVEPLIAVRQSPGRITITLEQPPVPKGERELETLPPMADNLRLPEPESIVLPSATPAPGKQAGGAQASDLPAPSAPTGEVIKVAAPPPVERPIVPVVRTEKPAPSPSPSWQRPTLEPITVEPPEEEEAPAEKVEWGFGSTVMLRWQQLEALDDYGASTGPVFAYPAGINGVELRHWVTPWVGFGLDSRLLTYDMAAEGVSLNRTDLMLLPALVARYPLLDGRIEPTLHLGYMARQITAYSHTLGATLPFSPTQFHHGYALGLGGRFRLLPALSLQLDYLLLPSVNGNLFQGFGNVFPLSQSRYTAELMLDVGPGYLSMGYTGDAARGSAYSQFLNGILIGAGWNY; encoded by the coding sequence TTGAAGCGCCTCCTGCTGGCGCTGGCGCTCGCCATCGCCACGCCCCTTCCCGTCTACGCCGCGGCCTCCTACGTGGGGGCCGTGCGCTACGACGATGCCAAGCGCACCTTCACCATCGAGACCACCGGCACGCCCCTGGTCCAGACCAAGCGCCTGATCAACCCCGATCGGCTGGTCATCGACGTGCGCGACGCGGCCCTCGCCGTGAACGCCCAGCAGGGCCAGGCGGTTACCAGCCGCCGGATCCGGGGTTTCTCGGTCTCGCAGGTGGCGGGCAATCCCGAGATCGTGCGCGTAGTCGTCGAGTTGCAGCCCAAGGTGGAGCCCCTGATCGCGGTGCGGCAGTCGCCGGGCCGTATCACCATCACCCTGGAGCAGCCGCCGGTCCCCAAGGGCGAGCGCGAGCTCGAAACCCTTCCCCCCATGGCGGACAACCTGCGCCTGCCGGAGCCCGAATCGATCGTGCTACCGAGTGCGACGCCCGCTCCCGGTAAGCAAGCTGGGGGTGCCCAGGCGAGCGATCTTCCGGCCCCTTCGGCGCCGACGGGCGAGGTCATCAAGGTGGCGGCCCCGCCCCCTGTGGAGCGGCCGATCGTTCCTGTCGTCCGGACCGAAAAGCCCGCCCCGTCGCCATCTCCGAGCTGGCAGCGCCCCACCCTGGAGCCCATCACGGTGGAGCCGCCCGAGGAGGAAGAGGCGCCGGCCGAAAAGGTGGAGTGGGGTTTCGGTTCGACCGTCATGCTGCGCTGGCAGCAGCTCGAAGCCCTGGACGACTACGGCGCTTCGACGGGGCCCGTCTTCGCCTACCCTGCGGGGATCAACGGCGTCGAGCTGCGCCACTGGGTCACGCCCTGGGTCGGCTTCGGCCTCGACTCGCGCCTCTTGACCTACGACATGGCCGCCGAGGGCGTGAGCCTCAACCGCACCGACCTGATGCTCCTGCCGGCTCTGGTCGCGCGCTATCCACTGCTCGACGGCCGCATCGAGCCCACCCTGCACCTGGGCTACATGGCGCGTCAGATCACCGCCTACTCCCACACGCTGGGCGCGACCCTGCCCTTTTCACCCACCCAGTTCCACCACGGCTACGCCTTGGGCCTGGGGGGGCGTTTCCGCCTGCTCCCCGCCCTCTCCCTGCAACTGGACTACCTGCTTCTGCCCAGCGTCAACGGGAACCTCTTCCAGGGCTTCGGGAACGTCTTCCCGCTCTCTCAGAGCCGCTACACCGCCGAGCTCATGCTCGACGTGGGGCCCGGCTACCTCTCGATGGGCTACACGGGAGACGCCGCCAGGGGGAGCGCCTATTCCCAGTTCCTCAACGGGATTCTCATCGGAGCGGGTTGGAATTACTGA
- a CDS encoding cyclic nucleotide-binding domain-containing protein, with amino-acid sequence MHVVRFPGAAYVATQTHRILLGTFPEIHQHLMQRGLAWPNVVIFTDAVLRDRLPQMVPEFLFFGHVFFNRNFDFATLSVKEPLAFVGTESQVSRASRLMDISLLGMTPEVLARDLDPARAAMLKRECDYFALRDKQGEIIPTDRFLDQRTWDAAGKVTFGETEIERLDGLRYVVREGGEEVILDLSADTGLQGPAWSIPEVSELASSEPFSVRILGAAGAFQHVAPSTSYLMTLDGAHYLIDCSPYVHRTLAHFGVGVDQIRALFISHIHDDHTGDLMTFAREGEPIDLYTTREVWACLSIKLAAILNIDEKAVEGYFRFREIVPGTPLLLDGARLDFHDACHSVPCVGVTITVGDEELVITSDTAGHRQLIDMRDKGIIDQARFDSLEALLKGQKVIVDAGEATIHGYIEDFLHLEDHDNLVLAHRHTLPPQYEERFALAQPLQLFELGNLGAAARNAGKIGRTLEAWHLSAPGEWAERFAREALVREPAAGEVVIQQGSVAEDGCFYLVTHGFFDVHMNGSIVAQLRAGDFFGEQALLDAAGKRAATVLATTPGRLLAIPGTSFKAMLASEDAIALREGRELLSDRLRRLWENRAAMARSTVFSGLDAYTLNAFSLRLQQVQMGPEQVVITEGAADDACYLVVSGSLRVEAPDLAEAPVLRENDLFGEGVAGGFTPKRSATVRTLEPCTLLKLSPQDIRSIGSKHPQVLSALQELVKQRHYLPAV; translated from the coding sequence ATGCATGTCGTTCGATTCCCTGGCGCCGCCTACGTCGCGACCCAAACGCATCGGATTCTCCTGGGCACGTTTCCCGAGATCCACCAGCACCTCATGCAGCGCGGGCTCGCATGGCCGAACGTCGTGATCTTCACCGACGCGGTGCTGCGCGATCGCCTCCCCCAGATGGTGCCCGAGTTCCTGTTCTTCGGGCATGTCTTCTTCAACCGTAACTTCGACTTCGCCACCCTCTCGGTCAAGGAGCCCCTGGCCTTCGTGGGCACCGAGAGCCAAGTCTCGCGCGCTTCGCGCCTGATGGACATCTCCCTCTTGGGCATGACCCCCGAGGTCCTCGCACGCGACCTGGACCCGGCGCGCGCGGCCATGCTCAAGCGCGAATGCGACTACTTCGCCCTGCGGGACAAGCAAGGCGAGATCATCCCGACCGACCGCTTCCTCGACCAGCGCACCTGGGATGCTGCGGGCAAGGTAACGTTCGGCGAGACGGAGATCGAGCGCCTGGACGGCCTGCGCTACGTGGTCCGCGAGGGCGGCGAGGAAGTCATCCTCGACCTGTCGGCCGACACCGGCCTGCAAGGACCGGCCTGGAGCATCCCCGAGGTTTCGGAGCTCGCTTCGTCCGAGCCCTTCTCGGTGCGGATCCTGGGAGCGGCGGGTGCTTTTCAGCACGTGGCCCCCAGCACCAGCTACCTGATGACCCTCGACGGCGCCCACTACCTGATCGACTGCTCGCCTTACGTCCACCGCACCCTCGCGCACTTCGGGGTGGGAGTCGACCAGATCCGAGCCCTCTTCATCTCCCACATCCACGACGACCACACCGGCGACCTGATGACCTTCGCCCGGGAGGGCGAGCCCATCGACCTCTACACCACCCGCGAGGTCTGGGCCTGTCTCTCGATCAAGCTCGCGGCCATCCTGAACATCGACGAGAAGGCGGTCGAGGGCTACTTCCGCTTCCGCGAGATCGTCCCCGGCACCCCGCTTTTGCTCGACGGCGCCCGCCTCGACTTCCATGACGCCTGCCACTCGGTGCCCTGCGTCGGGGTCACCATCACGGTCGGCGACGAGGAGCTCGTGATCACGAGCGACACCGCCGGTCACCGCCAGCTCATCGACATGCGCGACAAGGGGATCATCGACCAGGCGCGCTTCGATTCCCTCGAAGCCCTCCTCAAGGGCCAAAAGGTCATCGTGGACGCGGGCGAGGCCACCATCCACGGCTACATCGAGGACTTCCTGCACCTGGAAGACCACGACAACCTGGTGCTGGCGCACCGCCACACCCTGCCGCCGCAGTACGAAGAGCGCTTCGCCCTGGCGCAGCCGCTACAGCTGTTCGAACTGGGAAACCTCGGCGCGGCCGCTCGTAACGCCGGAAAGATCGGTCGCACCCTCGAAGCCTGGCACCTGAGCGCCCCCGGTGAGTGGGCAGAGCGCTTCGCCCGCGAGGCCCTCGTGCGCGAGCCCGCCGCCGGCGAGGTGGTCATCCAGCAGGGGAGCGTAGCCGAGGACGGCTGCTTCTACCTGGTCACCCACGGCTTCTTCGACGTCCACATGAACGGTTCGATCGTCGCGCAGCTGCGCGCCGGTGACTTCTTCGGCGAGCAGGCCCTGCTCGATGCGGCCGGCAAGCGTGCCGCCACGGTGCTCGCCACCACGCCGGGACGGTTGCTCGCGATCCCGGGGACCTCCTTCAAGGCCATGCTCGCCAGCGAGGACGCCATCGCCCTTCGCGAGGGCCGCGAGCTCTTGAGCGATCGCCTGCGCCGCCTGTGGGAGAACCGCGCGGCCATGGCGCGTAGCACGGTCTTCTCCGGGCTGGACGCCTACACCCTCAACGCCTTCTCCCTGCGCCTCCAGCAGGTGCAGATGGGGCCCGAGCAGGTGGTCATCACCGAAGGGGCCGCCGACGACGCGTGCTACCTGGTCGTGAGCGGAAGCCTGCGGGTCGAGGCCCCGGATCTGGCCGAGGCGCCGGTGCTGCGCGAGAACGACCTCTTCGGCGAAGGGGTCGCGGGCGGCTTCACCCCCAAGCGCTCGGCCACGGTGCGCACCCTCGAGCCCTGCACCCTGCTCAAGCTCTCGCCCCAGGACATCCGCAGCATCGGCAGCAAGCATCCGCAGGTCCTCTCGGCCCTGCAGGAGCTGGTCAAGCAGCGCCACTACCTGCCTGCGGTCTAA
- a CDS encoding ROK family protein produces the protein MATNLADAYALGLDLGGTKILAGLVDGEGRVHAEWRLPTPTEGGGPAILAALVEGVGTLKAELSAEQRARLVGVGVSSAGHVNHATGVVEYCTPNLPGWSGTHVTEALERAHGIPACADNDANCAAFGEYWVGAGKGVRNLVALTIGTGLGGGIIANGEMVRGARGGGAEIGHFILVPDGLPCNCGQNGCIESYVSGTALTKAAARAGHWSPSPSSHQVFEMARAGDEKALGLVRDMVRNFALGLVTVIAFLDPERIVVGGGVSEQADLFLPLVREQLPALYGERGWDASALVPATLGARAGMIGAAGQAFARFGAQATVVR, from the coding sequence ATGGCCACGAACCTCGCTGACGCCTACGCCCTCGGCCTCGACCTGGGGGGGACCAAGATCCTCGCCGGCCTGGTGGATGGTGAAGGCCGCGTGCACGCCGAGTGGCGCCTGCCGACTCCGACCGAGGGCGGCGGCCCTGCCATCCTGGCGGCCCTGGTCGAAGGGGTGGGCACCCTCAAGGCCGAGCTGAGCGCCGAGCAGCGCGCGCGGCTCGTCGGCGTGGGCGTGAGCAGCGCCGGTCACGTCAACCATGCGACCGGCGTGGTCGAGTACTGCACCCCCAACCTGCCCGGCTGGTCGGGCACCCACGTGACCGAGGCCTTGGAGCGGGCGCACGGCATTCCGGCGTGCGCGGACAACGACGCCAACTGTGCCGCCTTCGGCGAGTACTGGGTGGGTGCTGGCAAGGGGGTTCGGAACCTCGTGGCCCTCACCATCGGCACGGGCCTGGGCGGCGGGATCATCGCCAACGGCGAGATGGTGCGCGGGGCGCGTGGCGGCGGGGCCGAGATCGGTCACTTCATCCTGGTCCCGGACGGCCTGCCCTGCAATTGCGGCCAGAACGGCTGCATCGAGTCCTACGTCTCCGGCACGGCGCTCACCAAGGCCGCGGCGCGCGCGGGGCACTGGAGCCCCTCGCCTTCGAGCCACCAGGTCTTTGAGATGGCCCGCGCGGGCGACGAGAAGGCGCTCGGCCTGGTGCGCGACATGGTCCGAAACTTCGCCCTCGGGCTCGTGACCGTCATCGCCTTCCTCGACCCCGAGCGGATCGTGGTGGGCGGCGGCGTCAGCGAGCAGGCCGATCTCTTCCTGCCCCTGGTGCGCGAGCAGCTCCCCGCCCTGTACGGTGAGCGCGGCTGGGACGCATCGGCCCTGGTGCCGGCGACCCTCGGCGCGCGCGCGGGCATGATCGGGGCGGCTGGCCAAGCTTTCGCCCGCTTCGGCGCCCAAGCGACGGTGGTGCGCTAA
- a CDS encoding cyclodeaminase/cyclohydrolase family protein — MSNALSAKPLVELPVNDFLRRLAGSDPTPGGGSASALAGAVAASLVTMVGGLTTGRAGFEEVAETIEIMVEQGHQIATVLTAAVDRDAAAYDQVTAAFKLPKATDEEKAARSAAIQAAMTHAADVPFEVAEECLAAAELAMIALEKGNPNATSDASVALLQALTGLEGAVLNVAINLDSIKDATYVTEKKAELKRLMTRADELRAANWQIVRGRFQALS, encoded by the coding sequence ATGTCTAACGCCCTCAGCGCCAAGCCCCTCGTCGAGCTTCCCGTCAACGACTTCCTGCGCCGCCTCGCCGGCTCGGATCCCACCCCCGGCGGCGGCAGCGCCTCGGCCCTGGCGGGTGCGGTCGCGGCCTCGCTGGTCACCATGGTCGGCGGCCTGACCACCGGCCGCGCGGGCTTCGAAGAAGTCGCCGAGACCATCGAGATCATGGTCGAGCAGGGTCACCAGATCGCCACGGTCCTGACCGCGGCGGTGGACCGCGACGCGGCCGCCTACGACCAGGTGACGGCGGCCTTCAAGCTCCCCAAGGCCACCGACGAGGAAAAGGCCGCTCGCTCGGCCGCCATTCAGGCGGCCATGACCCATGCGGCCGACGTGCCCTTCGAAGTGGCCGAGGAGTGCCTGGCCGCTGCGGAGCTCGCCATGATCGCCCTCGAGAAGGGCAACCCCAACGCCACCTCCGACGCGTCGGTGGCCCTCCTGCAGGCCCTGACCGGCCTCGAGGGCGCGGTCCTCAACGTCGCCATCAACCTGGACTCGATCAAGGACGCGACCTACGTGACCGAGAAGAAGGCCGAGCTCAAGCGCCTCATGACGCGCGCCGACGAGCTTCGCGCCGCCAACTGGCAGATCGTCCGCGGCCGTTTCCAGGCCCTGTCCTAA
- a CDS encoding hemerythrin domain-containing protein, with amino-acid sequence MDAIRLLTDDHRRVDALFEKFETLKEQIAKKAIVQQLYDELNVHAQIEETIFYPAFGKATKDQEKVDEALEEHRQVKQLLSDLIQMQASDQGLANRVTKLKELVQHHVREEEGEMFPEAREHLAAGELNRLGEQLDKAKAGAQEKVQQLRVTMAPEAPVEARSKSS; translated from the coding sequence ATGGATGCCATCCGTCTGCTGACCGACGATCACCGACGCGTCGACGCGCTGTTCGAGAAGTTCGAAACCCTCAAGGAGCAGATCGCCAAGAAAGCGATCGTGCAGCAGCTGTACGACGAGCTCAACGTCCACGCGCAGATCGAGGAGACGATCTTCTACCCGGCCTTCGGCAAAGCGACCAAGGACCAAGAGAAGGTCGACGAGGCCCTCGAGGAGCACCGCCAGGTGAAGCAGCTCCTGAGCGACCTGATCCAGATGCAGGCGAGCGATCAGGGTCTCGCCAACAGGGTGACCAAGCTCAAGGAGCTGGTGCAGCACCACGTGCGCGAGGAGGAGGGCGAGATGTTCCCCGAGGCGCGCGAGCACCTGGCGGCAGGCGAGCTCAACCGGCTCGGCGAGCAGCTCGACAAGGCCAAGGCGGGCGCCCAGGAGAAGGTCCAGCAGCTCCGCGTCACCATGGCCCCCGAAGCCCCGGTCGAGGCCCGCAGCAAATCTTCTTGA
- a CDS encoding N-acetylmannosamine-6-phosphate 2-epimerase, whose translation MRDRLKGGLIVSCQAGHDEPLHGSAIMAAMARAAAQSGAVAIRAEGPSDIRAIRAAVDLPIVGLYKIRKPEWEIYITPTLESAREVAEAGADFIAIDATTERRPDGLTLEETIRRIKEELGRPVFADVSTLEEGLRAEALGASLVGTTLSGYTPQSPKQEGPDWRLLEDLTRRLTIPVIMEGRIWEPAEARQALERGAWAVVVGSAITRPQLITERFLKEMRRHGHEPR comes from the coding sequence CTGCGCGATCGCCTCAAGGGAGGCCTGATCGTCTCGTGCCAGGCCGGTCATGACGAGCCGCTACACGGCTCGGCCATCATGGCCGCCATGGCGCGGGCCGCTGCTCAGAGCGGGGCCGTGGCCATCCGGGCTGAGGGCCCCTCGGACATCCGCGCCATCCGCGCGGCGGTGGATCTTCCCATCGTGGGCCTCTACAAGATCCGCAAGCCCGAGTGGGAGATCTACATCACCCCGACCCTCGAGTCGGCCCGCGAGGTCGCCGAGGCGGGCGCCGATTTCATCGCGATCGACGCCACCACCGAGCGGCGTCCCGACGGCCTCACCCTCGAAGAGACCATCCGGCGCATCAAGGAAGAGCTGGGGCGTCCCGTCTTCGCCGACGTCTCGACCCTCGAAGAGGGCCTGCGCGCCGAAGCCCTGGGGGCATCGCTCGTAGGCACCACCCTTTCCGGGTACACTCCCCAGAGCCCCAAGCAGGAAGGGCCTGATTGGCGCCTTCTTGAGGACCTCACGCGTCGTCTTACGATCCCCGTGATCATGGAAGGCCGCATCTGGGAGCCCGCCGAGGCCCGCCAGGCCCTCGAACGGGGTGCCTGGGCCGTGGTGGTGGGATCCGCCATCACCCGCCCGCAACTGATCACCGAACGCTTCTTGAAGGAGATGCGCCGCCATGGCCACGAACCTCGCTGA
- the hutH gene encoding histidine ammonia-lyase codes for MATITDQLPLTLDGESLSVEDVVRVARERATVSLDEASMARVEASRAYVDTLIAEDRVVYGITTGFGYFKERKISPEAVEQLQHNLIVSHSAGVGEPLSVETVRAMLLLRANALAKGYSGIRPETLRLLVEMLNRGVHPRIPSQGSVGASGDLSPLSHLALVMIGEGEAEVGGKVLPGAEALASVGLSPIKLGAKEGLALINGTQAMTALGALTLSRAQRLAKLADVACGMTLEATLGSPRAYLPHFHALRPHPGQQASARNMTRLTADSELVASHEGCDQVQDAYSLRCAPQVHGASRDAIDYGAKVVGIELNSATDNPLIFADRDEVLTGGHFHGQPVALAMDFLAIALSELANISERRVERLVNATYSNGLPMFLSEEGGLNSGYMVAQYTAASLVSENKVLAHPSSVDSIPTSAGQEDHVSMGTTAARKAVNVCDNVERVLAIEFLCAAQAHDFRKIPAGTGSAAAFAAIRKVVPYLAADRVVAKDIEAMVSIMRDGSLLAAVEAACGELE; via the coding sequence ATGGCGACCATCACCGACCAGCTGCCCCTGACCCTCGACGGTGAGAGCCTCTCCGTCGAGGACGTCGTCCGTGTTGCCCGTGAGCGGGCCACCGTCTCCTTGGACGAGGCCTCCATGGCCCGGGTCGAGGCGTCCCGTGCCTACGTGGACACCTTGATCGCCGAGGACCGCGTGGTCTACGGCATCACGACGGGCTTCGGCTACTTCAAGGAGCGCAAGATCAGCCCTGAGGCGGTCGAGCAGCTCCAGCACAACCTGATCGTGAGCCACTCGGCCGGCGTGGGCGAGCCCCTGAGCGTCGAGACCGTGCGCGCCATGCTCCTCTTGCGCGCGAACGCCCTCGCCAAGGGCTACTCGGGGATTCGCCCCGAGACCCTGCGGCTTCTTGTCGAGATGCTCAACCGCGGCGTCCACCCCCGGATCCCCTCGCAGGGTTCGGTGGGGGCGAGCGGCGACCTGTCGCCCCTGAGCCACCTCGCGCTCGTCATGATTGGCGAGGGCGAGGCCGAGGTCGGTGGTAAGGTGCTGCCCGGGGCCGAGGCGCTCGCCTCGGTGGGCCTCAGCCCCATCAAGCTCGGCGCCAAGGAGGGCCTCGCCCTCATCAACGGCACCCAGGCCATGACGGCCCTGGGGGCCTTGACCCTCTCGCGCGCCCAGCGGCTCGCCAAGCTCGCCGACGTGGCCTGCGGCATGACCCTCGAAGCGACCCTCGGTTCGCCTCGCGCCTATCTGCCCCACTTCCACGCCCTGCGGCCCCACCCGGGCCAGCAGGCGAGCGCTCGGAACATGACCCGCCTGACGGCTGATAGCGAGCTGGTCGCCTCTCATGAGGGCTGCGACCAGGTCCAGGATGCCTACTCACTGCGCTGCGCGCCCCAGGTCCACGGCGCGAGCCGCGACGCCATCGACTACGGCGCCAAGGTCGTCGGCATCGAGCTCAACTCGGCCACCGACAACCCGCTGATCTTCGCCGACCGCGACGAAGTGCTGACGGGCGGTCACTTCCACGGTCAGCCGGTGGCGCTCGCCATGGACTTCCTGGCGATCGCCCTGTCCGAGCTCGCCAACATCTCGGAGCGCCGCGTCGAGCGCCTGGTCAACGCCACCTACTCGAACGGCCTGCCCATGTTCCTCTCGGAGGAAGGCGGCCTCAACTCGGGTTACATGGTTGCCCAGTACACCGCGGCGTCGCTGGTGAGCGAGAACAAGGTCCTCGCCCACCCCTCTTCGGTCGACTCCATCCCGACCTCGGCCGGTCAGGAGGACCACGTCAGCATGGGCACCACCGCGGCGCGCAAGGCGGTCAACGTCTGCGACAACGTCGAGCGGGTGCTCGCGATCGAGTTCCTGTGCGCCGCTCAGGCCCACGACTTCCGCAAGATCCCGGCGGGCACCGGCAGCGCCGCCGCTTTCGCTGCGATCCGCAAGGTGGTCCCCTACCTCGCCGCCGATCGGGTCGTCGCCAAGGACATCGAGGCGATGGTGTCGATCATGCGGGACGGCTCGCTGCTCGCGGCGGTCGAGGCCGCCTGCGGGGAGCTGGAGTAG
- a CDS encoding beta-galactosidase: MRISSRRILIDDRPDLVFGGEFQYFRIQRDQWEGVLTSFKEAGVNLISAYVPWIWHEVSEGEFDFDGRTAPERDLRGFLYLCRRLELPVIIKPGPYIYAEYQGFGIPFWLRDRYPETRMRPPAAPDYQEIFLNHPQFLNLTRRWFEALAPLLSPMIAAGEIVALQLDNETGMPQYGSGPYLTDLNPESQRQLRQYLRTRYDDVQALNDAWGTRYVDFEAVAPPTEAPSTRTQLVDLANYVEDTVVSYLDTLKGYWKDLGIDTHFYLNDVWFPSWPNHFAKKNRVAPVGYDLYPKFIRVSTPLDQPYAISFVPKMYRSMLQGGPLMAPEIGAGWMDVGVKVPVIATLQKMMASYLRGSQGNILYPLHEGQDPDGSKYLYRSPFNHKGERSERMAVVEALGQFRKDWGRLLADSEEVSSPVGILYYQDATHDILAFTCDPAKIAKENLDDAIDRGVTHFPANAGLYGALVEGGYQPQVLELSTASLEELSACKVLFFNCTGHLSPELVEKLEAYVEAGGSLVTMGTPFVEGDHRLFPGRLKRTWRPRALAVVTGTVTDLTWFHLRERHKIAHPIVRFTLEKLQPVMGMIKHATRAGVWLTDSLYGGKVWCTRMVSYVTVPPGGTELLNYMKAPIGYMAPVGAGTSSFIGTLLGPIMDSPGYYLDDPARKQSVVSFVSSLLVQLGVKPLTRPLLGLEPVIRKTPGGTLLALINRGESRDFTMSLPEGWQADRITQQFSYLGSKATWDGHLSGHMKGGDVLCLHLADA, from the coding sequence ATGCGCATCAGCTCCCGCCGGATCCTCATCGACGACCGGCCCGATCTCGTGTTCGGCGGCGAGTTCCAGTATTTTCGCATCCAGCGGGATCAGTGGGAAGGCGTGCTCACCTCCTTCAAGGAAGCGGGCGTCAACCTGATCTCCGCCTACGTGCCCTGGATCTGGCACGAGGTGAGCGAGGGAGAGTTCGACTTCGACGGCCGCACCGCCCCCGAGCGCGACCTGCGCGGCTTCTTGTACCTGTGCCGCCGGCTGGAGCTGCCGGTCATCATCAAGCCCGGCCCTTACATCTACGCCGAGTACCAGGGCTTCGGCATCCCCTTCTGGCTGCGCGATCGCTACCCCGAGACCCGCATGCGGCCGCCCGCCGCTCCCGATTACCAGGAGATCTTCCTCAACCATCCCCAGTTCCTGAATCTGACCAGGCGCTGGTTCGAGGCCCTGGCTCCCCTCCTCTCGCCCATGATCGCCGCCGGCGAGATCGTGGCCCTCCAGCTCGACAACGAGACGGGCATGCCCCAGTACGGCTCGGGCCCCTACCTGACGGATCTCAACCCCGAGTCCCAGCGCCAGCTGCGGCAGTACCTGCGCACGCGCTACGACGACGTCCAGGCCCTCAACGACGCCTGGGGCACGCGCTACGTCGACTTCGAGGCCGTCGCCCCCCCCACCGAGGCCCCCTCGACCCGCACCCAGCTCGTGGACCTCGCGAACTACGTCGAGGACACGGTGGTTTCTTACCTGGATACCCTCAAGGGCTACTGGAAGGACCTCGGGATCGACACCCACTTCTACCTCAACGACGTGTGGTTCCCGAGCTGGCCCAACCACTTCGCCAAGAAGAACCGGGTCGCCCCGGTGGGCTACGACCTCTACCCCAAGTTCATCCGGGTCTCGACCCCGCTGGACCAGCCGTACGCCATCAGCTTCGTGCCGAAGATGTACCGCTCCATGCTGCAGGGCGGCCCCCTGATGGCCCCCGAGATCGGCGCCGGCTGGATGGATGTGGGCGTCAAGGTGCCCGTCATCGCCACCCTCCAGAAGATGATGGCCTCGTACCTGCGCGGCAGCCAGGGCAACATCCTCTACCCCCTGCACGAAGGCCAGGACCCCGACGGCTCCAAGTACCTCTACCGCTCGCCCTTCAACCACAAGGGCGAACGCTCGGAGCGCATGGCGGTGGTCGAGGCCCTGGGCCAGTTCCGTAAGGACTGGGGCCGCCTGCTCGCCGACAGCGAGGAGGTCTCCTCGCCGGTGGGGATCCTCTACTACCAGGACGCCACCCACGACATCCTCGCCTTCACCTGCGACCCGGCCAAGATCGCCAAGGAGAACCTGGACGACGCCATCGACCGGGGGGTCACCCACTTCCCCGCGAACGCCGGGCTGTACGGGGCCCTGGTCGAGGGCGGCTACCAGCCCCAGGTGCTTGAGCTCTCCACGGCGAGCCTCGAGGAGCTCTCGGCCTGCAAGGTGCTCTTCTTCAACTGCACGGGCCACCTTTCCCCCGAGCTGGTCGAGAAGCTCGAAGCCTACGTGGAAGCGGGCGGCTCGCTCGTGACCATGGGCACCCCCTTCGTGGAGGGCGACCACCGGCTCTTCCCCGGCCGCCTCAAGCGCACCTGGCGGCCCCGGGCGCTCGCGGTCGTCACCGGCACCGTGACCGACTTGACCTGGTTCCACCTGCGCGAGCGCCACAAGATCGCGCACCCGATCGTGCGCTTCACCCTCGAGAAGCTGCAGCCGGTCATGGGCATGATCAAGCACGCGACCCGCGCGGGGGTGTGGCTCACCGACAGCCTCTACGGCGGCAAGGTCTGGTGCACCCGCATGGTGAGCTACGTGACGGTGCCGCCCGGCGGTACCGAGCTCCTCAACTACATGAAGGCCCCCATCGGCTACATGGCCCCGGTGGGCGCCGGCACCTCGTCCTTCATCGGGACCCTGCTCGGCCCCATCATGGACAGCCCCGGCTACTACCTGGACGACCCGGCGCGCAAGCAGTCGGTGGTGAGCTTCGTCTCGAGCCTCTTGGTGCAGCTCGGCGTGAAGCCCCTGACCCGGCCCTTGCTCGGCCTGGAGCCCGTCATCCGCAAGACGCCCGGGGGCACCCTCCTGGCACTCATCAACCGCGGCGAGAGCCGGGACTTCACCATGAGCCTGCCCGAGGGCTGGCAAGCGGACCGCATCACCCAGCAGTTCTCGTACCTGGGCTCGAAGGCGACCTGGGACGGGCACCTCTCGGGGCACATGAAGGGCGGCGACGTGCTCTGCCTGCACCTGGCGGATGCTTGA